The segment ATATCTATATCAACAGCCCGGGTGGCTCCGTCACCGCGGGACTGGCCATATACGATACGATGCAGTACATAAAGTGTCCTGTTTCTACTATCTGCGTCGGCCAGGCCGCCAGCATGGCCGCCGTCCTTCTGGGAGCCGGTACCCAGGAGAAGAGATACGCACTTCCCCATGCGAGGATCATGATCCATCAGCCGCTTGGCGGTGCCCAGGGACAGGCCACGGATGTTGAAATCCAGACCAAAGAGATCCTGCGGGTCAAGGAAACCCTGAATAGAATCCTCGTCCACCATACGGGGCAGACAAAGAAACGGGTGACCACCGACACGGATCGCGATTTCTACATGTCGGCAGAGGAAGCGCAAAAATACAATATTATCGACAGTGTAATCGAGAATCGCTAGACCTCCACGGTAGCCCTTTGTGTTACCCTGCCAACAGGGGAGCCTCTGCTCCCCTGTTACTTATTGTGACGAAAAGCGTTTTGCGCTAGGATACAGATTCAGACCGTTGGCAGCAGATAACGGCGTCAAGGAGGATGTTCATGTTTCAGTTTGATGGGGATAATCGGGACGGA is part of the Synergistales bacterium genome and harbors:
- the clpP gene encoding ATP-dependent Clp endopeptidase proteolytic subunit ClpP; the encoded protein is MLVPYVIEQTGRGERSYDIYSRLLKDRIIFLGEDIDDHVANLIVAQLLFLESEDPDKDVNIYINSPGGSVTAGLAIYDTMQYIKCPVSTICVGQAASMAAVLLGAGTQEKRYALPHARIMIHQPLGGAQGQATDVEIQTKEILRVKETLNRILVHHTGQTKKRVTTDTDRDFYMSAEEAQKYNIIDSVIENR